From a single Apostichopus japonicus isolate 1M-3 chromosome 12, ASM3797524v1, whole genome shotgun sequence genomic region:
- the LOC139977155 gene encoding neural cell adhesion molecule 1-A-like isoform X1, translating to MHESSYTNEILQESLDPLMDAKTYLIQLSLYIRWLLFALIVSLSVSLNESTEIITRSGTIWKIEVNFDTSGYVPIVTWTLPQSTTFQHDLQVDDVVKTTRDYKSTVAEDGMFAGLEIYNVNFFDAGTYTCRMDFSDEGLSSERSIRVSVIGFPSVSMRNDATENETISATCCVNVSLTVEEIIMWNLNQSGSLLILKEVKTNSAEEVLKNMCSEITFEVHRRYHRQLLRCSLRKAMNVYSEVAMDVLYPASIRYAENGLRHLSVHQFANVCCISDGNPRPSVELQWLSREGEWKFLSNVAEYIYHREPFIYWTFMIHVAVRQPLQVRCFAINRIPPAATTQVLNVVAKYPVSVRMLSLSTTVPEGSDIIIECQSDGYPPPDTMLVMLSNMNGTEWAHLPIKAKMSNKSITTWKFELNSLAMNDNGEYQCVANNSEGYESSKTIEINVTSRVFLRRELLAIVISAALAFIILLALLIKMLKNRNDISCVLSSESKRFEKDESNNDNAKNESQRQTDTQLYATTYSRYKYSSCEDDEEWEDEPGPYVDYVDDYTSVKQYHVLNLD from the exons ATGCACGAATCCAG TTACACCAACGAAATATTACAAGAATCCTTGGACCCACTTATGGACGCCAAAACCTATTTAATACAACTATCACTCTACATAAGATGGTTGTTATTCGCCCTCATAGTTTCGTTATCAG TATCACTGAACGAAAGCACGGAAATTATAACACGATCTGGTACCATTTGGAAAATAGAAGTAAACTTCGACACGAGTGGATATGTTCCAATCGTCACGTGGACTTTACCGCAATCAACAACCTTTCAACATGATTTACAAGTGGACGACGTAGTTAAGACGACTAGAGACTACAAGTCTACTGTAGCGGAAGACGGCATGTTTGCTGGACTTGAGATTTACAATGTCAACTTTTTTGATGCGGGTACATATACCTGTCGTATGGATTTTTCGGACGAAGGATTATCTTCAGAAAGATCCATTCGAGTTTCAGTTATCG GTTTTCCATCCGTGTCAATGAGAAATGATGCCACAGAAAATGAGACAATTTCAGCTACATGTTGTGTAAATGTATCCCTTACAGTAGAGGAAATCATCATGTGGAATCTCAATCAAAGTGGATCGCTGCTAATTTTGAAAGAAGTGAAGACTAACTCCGCAGAGGAAGTTCTTAAAAACATGTGTAGTGAGATTACCTTTGAAGTGCATCGTCGCTATCATCGTCAATTGTTAAGGTGTTCGTTGCGTAAAGCGATGAATGTCTACTCGGAAGTGGCAATGGACGTCCTAT ATCCAGCTTCAATCAGATACGCAGAGAATGGCCTACGTCATCTATCTGTTCACCAGTTTGCCAACGTATGCTGCATTTCTGACGGTAACCCTAGACCAAGTGTAGAATTACAATGGCTGTCAAGAGAGGGAGAATGGAAATTCCTTTCCAACGTTGCAGAGTATATTTATCATAGAGAACCATTCATTTATTGGACGTTCATGATACACGTGGCTGTAAGACAACCTCTACAAGTCAGATGCTTTGCTATCAACAGGATTCCTCCAGCTGCAACAACACAAGTATTGAATGTTGTAGCTAAAT ATCCAGTTAGTGTACGTATGCTAAGCCTCTCAACTACGGTCCCCGAAGGAAGTGACATAATTATTGAATGTCAGTCTGACGGATATCCTCCCCCTGATACAATGCTAGTAATGCTCTCGAACATGAATGGAACTGAGTGGGCACACCTTCCCATCAAAGCCAAGATGAGCAACAAAAGCATTACTACTTGGAAGTTTGAGCTGAATAGTCTAGCAATGAACGATAATGGGGAATACCAGTGTGTGGCTAATAATTCAGAAGGATATGAGTCAAGTAAGACGATTGAAATAAATG TGACATCTAGGGTATTTTTACGACGAGAATTGTTAGCAATCGTCATTTCAGCAGCTCTTGCTTTCATTATTCTCTTGGCTTTGctaataaaaatgttaaaaa ACAGAAATGATATAAGTTGCGTGTTGTCTTCCGAAAGTAAAAG ATTTGAGAAAGACGAGAGCAACAATGATAATGCGAAGAACGAGTCTCAGAGACAAACAG ACACCCAGCTGTATGCAACCACTTATTCTAGATATAAATA TTCCAGCTGTGAGGACGATGAGGAGTGGGAAGATGAACCCGGTCCCTACGTCGATTATGTCGACGATTACACGTCTGTGAAACAATACCATGTTCTAAATCTGGATTAG
- the LOC139977155 gene encoding neural cell adhesion molecule 1-A-like isoform X2: MFAALEIYNVNFLDAGTYTCRMDFSDEGRSSERSIQVSVVAFPSVSMRNDATENETISATCCVNVSLTVEDNIMWNLNQSGSVQMLKEVKTNSAEEVIKNMCSEITFEVHRSYHRQLLRCSLRKEMTVYTEVKMDVQYPASIRYAENGLRHLSVHQFANVCCISDGNPRPSVELQWLSREGEWKFLSNVAEYIYHREPFIYWTFMIHVAVRQPLQVRCFAINRIPPAATTQVLNVVAKYPVSVRMLSLSTTVPEGSDIIIECQSDGYPPPDTMLVMLSNMNGTEWAHLPIKAKMSNKSITTWKFELNSLAMNDNGEYQCVANNSEGYESSKTIEINVTSRVFLRRELLAIVISAALAFIILLALLIKMLKNRNDISCVLSSESKRFEKDESNNDNAKNESQRQTDTQLYATTYSRYKYSSCEDDEEWEDEPGPYVDYVDDYTSVKQYHVLNLD, from the exons ATGTTTGCTGCACTGGAGATTTACAATGTCAACTTTCTTGATGCTGGTACATATACCTGTCGCATGGATTTTTCGGATGAAGGAAGATCTTCAGAAAGATCCATTCAAGTTTCAGTTGTCG CTTTTCCATCCGTGTCAATGAGAAATGATGCCACAGAAAATGAGACAATTTCAGCTACATGTTGTGTAAATGTATCACTTACAGTAGAAGACAACATCATGTGGAATCTCAATCAAAGTGGATCGGTGCAAATGTTGAAAGAAGTAAAGACTAACTCTGCAGAGGAAGTTATTAAAAACATGTGTAGTGAGATTACCTTTGAAGTACATCGAAGCTATCATCGTCAATTGTTAAGGTGTTCGTTGCGTAAAGAGATGACTGTCTACACGGAAGTGAAAATGGACGTCCAAT ATCCAGCTTCAATCAGATACGCAGAGAATGGCCTACGTCATCTATCTGTTCACCAGTTTGCCAACGTATGCTGCATTTCTGACGGTAACCCTAGACCAAGTGTAGAATTACAATGGCTGTCAAGAGAGGGAGAATGGAAATTCCTTTCCAACGTTGCAGAGTATATTTATCATAGAGAACCATTCATTTATTGGACGTTCATGATACACGTGGCTGTAAGACAACCTCTACAAGTCAGATGCTTTGCTATCAACAGGATTCCTCCAGCTGCAACAACACAAGTATTGAATGTTGTAGCTAAAT ATCCAGTTAGTGTACGTATGCTAAGCCTCTCAACTACGGTCCCCGAAGGAAGTGACATAATTATTGAATGTCAGTCTGACGGATATCCTCCCCCTGATACAATGCTAGTAATGCTCTCGAACATGAATGGAACTGAGTGGGCACACCTTCCCATCAAAGCCAAGATGAGCAACAAAAGCATTACTACTTGGAAGTTTGAGCTGAATAGTCTAGCAATGAACGATAATGGGGAATACCAGTGTGTGGCTAATAATTCAGAAGGATATGAGTCAAGTAAGACGATTGAAATAAATG TGACATCTAGGGTATTTTTACGACGAGAATTGTTAGCAATCGTCATTTCAGCAGCTCTTGCTTTCATTATTCTCTTGGCTTTGctaataaaaatgttaaaaa ACAGAAATGATATAAGTTGCGTGTTGTCTTCCGAAAGTAAAAG ATTTGAGAAAGACGAGAGCAACAATGATAATGCGAAGAACGAGTCTCAGAGACAAACAG ACACCCAGCTGTATGCAACCACTTATTCTAGATATAAATA TTCCAGCTGTGAGGACGATGAGGAGTGGGAAGATGAACCCGGTCCCTACGTCGATTATGTCGACGATTACACGTCTGTGAAACAATACCATGTTCTAAATCTGGATTAG